Proteins encoded within one genomic window of Cucumis sativus cultivar 9930 chromosome 3, Cucumber_9930_V3, whole genome shotgun sequence:
- the LOC105434872 gene encoding uncharacterized protein LOC105434872: MSRSTKTSMGDGRIKKDKKVSWRSRSSLGGYIKEQKGRLYIIRSCIVMLLCWHD, from the coding sequence ATGAGCAGAAGCACAAAGACCTCCATGGGAGATGGCAGGATCAAGAAGGACAAGAAGGTTTCATGGAGATCAAGATCATCTCTTGGAGGTTATATAAAAGAGCAAAAAGGAAGGCTTTACATTATTCGAAGTTGCATCGTAATGCTTCTTTGTTGGCACGACTGA